One segment of bacterium DNA contains the following:
- the acsC gene encoding acetyl-CoA decarbonylase/synthase complex subunit gamma yields MALSGIEIYKLLPRTNCRECKFPTCLAFAMQLAAGKVEISACPHISEEAKAALGEASAPPIRPITIGRGDYALKIGEETVLFRHDKTFEHPTGLAVLIEDTAAPEEINSKLKQLDESQFERVGLTLRADLVALKNTSGKKESFLSLVERVKDTPYGIILMSDDPPIMAAAAEMVKDNKPLLYAATSDNAEAMADVAKTTGAVLAASAKGLDALSELSDRLSKAGVKDMVLDSAPESISQVLYDQTAIRRLALKKRFRSFGFSTIVFPAQLTDDPLKEALYASIMIEKYAGIVVLSDLAAYRTFPLLVHRLNIYTDPQRPMTMSQGIYEVNIPTKDSPLIITTNFSLTYFIVNSEVESSRVPTWLLIMNTEGLSTLTAWSAGKFVPDLIAPFVNKSGIVDKMANRNLIIPGYVAQIKGELEEELGSDWKVTVGPREASDLPSFLQKLAA; encoded by the coding sequence ATGGCCCTCAGTGGAATAGAAATCTACAAATTATTACCTCGAACGAACTGTCGTGAATGTAAGTTTCCCACCTGCCTTGCCTTTGCAATGCAGTTAGCGGCTGGGAAAGTAGAAATCTCTGCCTGTCCGCATATCTCAGAAGAGGCTAAAGCCGCCTTAGGGGAAGCCTCCGCTCCTCCTATTAGGCCGATCACCATTGGCCGCGGCGACTATGCCCTCAAGATCGGTGAAGAAACGGTTCTTTTCAGACACGACAAGACCTTTGAGCATCCTACGGGGCTGGCTGTTTTAATCGAAGATACAGCGGCGCCCGAAGAGATAAACTCTAAGTTAAAGCAACTGGATGAGTCCCAGTTTGAACGGGTCGGTCTCACCCTCAGGGCTGATCTGGTGGCTCTTAAAAATACCTCAGGGAAGAAGGAATCTTTCCTGAGCCTGGTGGAGCGAGTCAAAGATACCCCCTACGGGATTATTTTGATGTCCGATGATCCGCCAATAATGGCCGCCGCGGCTGAAATGGTCAAAGATAACAAGCCCCTTCTTTATGCGGCCACTTCTGATAATGCTGAGGCTATGGCCGACGTGGCTAAAACTACCGGGGCTGTCTTAGCTGCCTCAGCTAAGGGGTTGGATGCCCTTAGTGAACTCAGTGATAGGTTAAGCAAGGCCGGAGTAAAAGATATGGTTCTTGATTCTGCTCCTGAGTCTATTAGTCAGGTATTATATGATCAAACCGCCATTCGACGCCTGGCCCTTAAAAAGCGTTTCAGATCCTTTGGTTTTTCCACGATTGTTTTTCCTGCCCAACTGACGGATGACCCTCTGAAAGAGGCCCTCTATGCCTCGATTATGATAGAAAAATATGCGGGAATTGTAGTCTTATCTGATCTGGCCGCTTACCGGACCTTCCCCCTTCTGGTTCACCGACTTAATATCTATACTGACCCTCAACGGCCAATGACTATGTCTCAAGGAATTTATGAGGTTAATATACCGACCAAAGATTCACCGCTTATTATCACCACCAATTTCTCTCTGACCTATTTTATTGTCAACTCCGAGGTCGAGTCTTCCAGGGTGCCTACCTGGCTTCTCATTATGAACACCGAGGGACTTTCTACCCTGACGGCCTGGTCAGCCGGGAAATTTGTGCCTGACTTGATAGCCCCCTTCGTCAATAAGAGTGGAATTGTGGATAAGATGGCCAACCGCAACCTCATCATTCCCGGCTACGTAGCCCAGATAAAGGGTGAGTTAGAAGAAGAATTGGGGAGTGATTGGAAAGTAACGGTAGGACCAAGGGAGGCCTCTGATCTGCCTTCATTTCTCCAGAAATTAGCGGCTTAG